AAGTACTTTGGTCGTATTTGGAACTTATTCTCCTCATCCTCATTGGGATTCAGGTTTTTTATAGTTTGATTTTTGCCTTAGTGGCTCATTTGCCGCGCAAGATTAAAAGGCAGGATCAAAAGCAGTATAAAATCACCCTTCTTATCCCATCTTATAAGGAGGATGTAATAATTCTTCAAACGGCCAAGCAAGCCTTGGAACTGGATTACCCAGCAGAATTGATGCATGTTGTGGTAGGCTCGGACCAAATGAAGCCCGAAACCGTGGAAAAGCTGCGTGCTTTGGGTGCCGAAGTGGTGGTGATGAATTTTGAGCATTCCACTAAATCCAAAAACCTTTTAGCGCAGATGCAAGCGCAAGAAGGGGAAAAATGGCCTGATTACTTCTTAATTCTCGATGCGGATAATCGCATGGATAAAAATGGTTTGCTGGAAACCAATGCCATTATTCGGGAAGATATTCCGGTTTATCAATTACATCGCACGGCTAAAAATGATAATACCAAATTGGCGGTATTGGATGGAATTACAGAAGGCATCTCCAATACTATCTTCAGAGAGGGACACCGCAATTTGGGATTAAGCTCGGCCTTGATTGGTAGTGGAATGCTATTCGAAGCGGCTACCCTAAAAGAAACTCTAGAGAATATTAATAAAGACTCGGCTGTAGAGGATAAACTTTTTGAGTTCTATTTAAATGAGCATCGCAAGACCATCGATTTCATTCCCCATATTCCGGTTTATGATGAGAAGGTTTCGCAAGGCAAGAATTTCAGCAATCAGCGCAAACGTTGGATTGCCGGTCAGTTTCATGCTTTAAGAGTATTCTTCTTCCCAGGACTGATTGCCCTGTTTAAAGGAAATATTGGCTTTTTCGACAAGATGCTGCAAATGGCCTTGATTCCTAAATTGCTCTTTGCTCTGCTCTTGTTTATAGCGGCGGCATTATCTTTTGTATTCTCCAGCCCCCATCCTTATTGGTATATCTATTTGGGGCTCTATGCCTTTACGCTCTTTATCTGCATTCCTCGTTCCTATTTCCAATGGAAGAACCTGGGCATTTTTATCGAGCTTCCTAAAGCAGCCTTTTATATGCTCCTGGCCATTACTCGAATTCGTAAGAATCAGAGCGTGAAGCAATTTGAGCATACCCAAAAGGAATTTATAGCGGAAGAGGAGGAAAAATAGGGCATAAAAAAATCCCGAAGTAAAACTTCGGGATCTAGACTGTCAATAAGATTCAAATCCTAGTAACGATCGTTACGATCACGGTAACCACCGCCGCCGCCACGACCACCGCGGAAATTACCTCCACCTCTTGGACGCTCTTCCTGTGGGCGTGCTTCTTTAACCGCGATATCGCGGCCACGCAAGTTGGAACCGTTCAATGATTCGATGGCTTGACTACCTTCATCATCAGAAGGCATTTCAACGAATCCAAAACCTTTGGAACGACCGGTTTCGCGGTCAGTGATGATTTTAACAGATGATACTTCACCAAATGCTTCGAAAGCGTTACGGAGATCATCTTCCTGAACGTTAAAGTCCAGACTTGCAACAAAAATGTTCATAAGAATAAAAAAATAAAAAATGAGACAAATCCACTCAGATTTGCAGTCGCAAGATAGCTTAAGTTCAGTCAGCTTTTACGTTTTCTCTAAAACTTAACGTTTAGATAGTCTTTGGAGGCAATGCCGCTACTGCAAGCCTATACAGGCCCCCGGCCCTTTTAATGCAAAGGATAGTTTATTTACATTTCACCAAATTAGGCTCTTAAAAAAGAGAGGAAATAAGGAATTAGCAAGGCTGTTTATGAATAGAAACAATCTTGTTTTAGCATTGATAGAATGCTCTTTTTCAAGAAAAAATGCTTCCTATTGAGAATGAAATAGATTCTTACAATAGCAGTCCCTAACGACGGTCTATTCTTAAACTTAGGTTTAGCCAAGATTCCGAATCACTTTCGGGATAGCTATACAGATCTATATTCTGATGACTACCCTCAGGGGAATAGTAAATCTTCTTATTCTCTAAGAGTTGACCTTGGGCATTAAAGCTCGACAATTGACGTTTTTGCAATTGATTATTGTCCAGGTTTACCCATTGTACTTCCTTAGTATACCAACCATCATCCTGATATTGATAAAAATGTTTCTCTTGCACATTATTCTCGATCTTCACCAAATCGGTTAGGATCAGCGCATGCAAGCGACCTTCCTCATACTGATAGCTCACCAAGCGCTGAAGACTTCCTTCTGCCCAATGCTCTTCTTTAAGTAATTGACCAGCAGAATTATAACTAAAACGAAATTCGGCGGCCTCCTGTCCATTCTCGTAGTGCTTTACCTTATTGAGGCGATTGAAATCTGGAGAATAAATAAATACCCATTCCAAGATCTTATTCTCACGATTTTCATTTACTCTCAGGATTAAAGAGTCTTGCCATTCATAGCTTCGATGCACGGCGCTGGCCTCACTCGAAATTCGATTCAGATTCTGAATTTGCTTCTGCTCATTAAAGAGCACCAAAAGCTCTGAATTATTATAGTTGTAACGACGTAGGGCCGCATCCCCTTCTTTGAGGATACGATCTACTCCAATCCAATTACCGGATAAATCATAATGATCTTCCTGAATAAGTCCTGGCTCAATATTTCTGCCGCTGCTGCAAATCACAGTATCTTTGGCGGCATTAATCTGCAATTGCAGGTGTTGATCCCAATCGGGAGCCTGATACTCCAAATGCTGGAGTAAATAGGGCATGCTTTGAGCCGAAAGCAGAGAGGAGCTCAAAAGCATAATCAAGAATAAGGGTGTTTTTTTCTTCATAGCTCTTCAAAAATAACTAGAGTATAAACCACTATAAATCAATACTTGTAATTCTATTAACAAAGAATTATTAATAACTGTAAATAACTATTTTACAGTAAATACCATCTTGTTTTCAAGTAGTTACAGTATTACTTTCTGAATTTCACTATCAAAAAATGTAGAAAAATTTAGCTCGCCCATAATTTGTGCCCTGTCGAAATCGCCTCTATTTTTGAATAAAAGAACAAACATGAAGAAGATTTCAATGATGCTAGGTTTAGCATTAATCCTTGGCGCTTGTCAAAATCAAGCCAATCAAGAAGAAAGCAGTTCACAAGAAAGCAATACCAATACCAGTGAAGAAAGCAGTGAAAGTCCGTCTGGGCAACCTAAGGCTCCTGCAGATGCTAAAGTGTTTTTTGCCAACTTAGCGGATGGCGATACACTAGAGAGTCCCTTCTTAGTGCAATTTGGTGTAGAGGGTATGGAAGTGGAGCCCGCTGGTGATGTACACGAAGGTAAAGGTCACCACCACATTATTATCAATAACCATTATATCGAATTTGGTGGCACCGTTCCAAGTGACAGTGTAAACATTCACTATGGTGGTGGTCAGACCAGCGACAGCCTCGATTTAAATCCTGGTAAATACACCTTAACCATGCAGTTTGCAGATGGATGGCACCGTTCTTACGGAAAGCAGCTTTCGAAAACGATCAAGGTAATGGTGAAGTAATTTCGAATTAGCCCATAAAAAAAGCAGCCCCTTTCGAGGCTGCTTTTTTTATGCTTGTGTGAGAATAATCTTATTCTACAACAATTTTCTTAGCGTTGATTTGCTTACCGTCTACTTCTAATACGGCTAACAAAATACCTTCTGGCATATCGTTTAAGCTAATTTCAGCACGAACTTCTTTTCCTTGAGTTTGGAAAGACTGGCTGTAAACTACACGACCGGTAAGATCGATGAAGCTTACTTTAGCCACTGGGCTGTTCATATTGTAAACGTTTACGTAGAAAGTAGAACCATCAGAGTAAGATCCGTCTAATACTGTTAAAGAACCTTCACTGAAGATTACGTTTTCAGCTAAGCCTACGGTACCACCGTTTGGATCATACATAATAGACTGGCAAGAAGTGTTATTAGTAGTATCACTTTCGTTCACATTGTTCCAGTTTGGACCAAATGCAAGAACACCGCCACAAAAATCTACGTTTTGAGCTGTACCATTGTTAATGCTCAAACCACCGAAGCTGATAGAACGGCTTTCGGTATCACTGGTGTTCATAGTAGTTCCAGTAATAGAAAACGCGATAGGCACTTGCTGACCACCTTGAGAAGTGTATAATAAAGAACCATTTAATAATGGGAAGTATACTACTGTATCATTAGTGGTAACTGCTTGAGTTCCCACATTGGTAATGGTAACGTCAAAATCAAAAGCTACACCAGGACCAACTGTGCTACCGGCGGCTGGAGAAGTCATGTTGATTCCCAAGTCATTTTGAGCGGAAGCTGCTCCTAAAGTGAGGGCCAAGGCCAAAGTAAGTACTGTTTTTTTCATAGGAGAAATATTAAAATAGGGTTTAAGCCTACAAATCTACATTAAATCTCATTTAATAATTAGGGATCATTGCTCAATTAAGATTTTAGCGCTTTTTTAACGACTTCTTCGCGGATCCCTTCCGTACCCGCATATTGATAATCTCCACAATTAAAGAGAAAGCCACGGCGAAATAGATGTATCCTTTGCTAATATGTTGATGGAATCCTTCTGCTATCAGCATTACCCCAATCAAAATCAAAAAGCTCAAGGCCAGAATTTGCAAAGTGGGATGCTTGGCAATAAAGGCGGCAATCTTTCCCGCGAAAATCAACATTACTATTAAGGATACGATAACAGCTAAAATCATAATGCCCAATTCCTGGGTCATCCCGATAGCTGTTAATATTGAGTCGAAGGAAAATACAATATCTAAAAGGGCGATCTGAATAATAATGCCTGCCAAGCCCTTACGCACTTTGGATTTCCCTTCTTCCTCATGATGCTCCTCTCCTTCCATCTTGTGATGAATTTCCGAGGTTGATTTAGCCAGAAGAAACAATCCACCTGCCAGCAGCACCAAATCACGACCGGTAAACTCCATATCCATTATCGTGAACAAAGGTTCCGTTAACTGAATGATCCAAGTGATTCCGAACAACATCGCCACCCTGAAAACTAGTGCAAGCGAAATACCCGAAATACGCGCGCTGGACTGACTTTCTTTGGGCAATTTATTGGTGAGGATCGAGATGAATATGATATTATCAATACCTAAAACGATCTCTAATAAACTAAGGGTCAAGAAGGCAATTAAGCCCTCGGTGCTAAAAATAGCACTGAAATCCATGTTCATTCTTGAAGCTGATTTTGCACTGCTCTTTCATCATGCATGCGTCGCTGTAACTGACTAGCATAGGTACGAGCAGTTTTGTTTCCATAACGCGAATAGGCATCTTGAGCCCATCTTTTAGCTTCTTCCAAATCACCTAAAACCTCATAGGCTACGGCAATATTATAAGCCATGCGACCAGCATCTTTGGGCTCAATGGCATTAGGAATGCCCTTTTTCCAAATTTCAATCGCTTCTTCCCATTGCCCTACTTCGGCCATGCGACCGCCTTCTTCCAATTCTGGAGATTCTTTAGACTTAGTGTAGAAAATGCGCTTTAAGGTGATTGGCATTGGAGCAATCTTATAAGCATAATCATGTCCGATTTGGCCACATAAATGACGTACCGCATCTGCGCGGCTTATCAATGCTGCCAGGGCTCCGGCTTTACTATCGGCTGCTCCCTCCCAGGTATTGGTCTGCGAGATCATTTGCTGATCAATCAATTCCTTATTGCGAGGATTGTATAAACGTAAGCCTACCCGAATATTCGCTACACCTTCTGCATACCACTCATCTACTTCAATTTCTCGGCGATTTTTCCCCTCGCCTACTTTACGTTTCACCTTACGTGTTCCCTGAGTAATGATGAAATCGCTATCCATTACTTCCAATACCAAGATCGCATCCGCGCGATAGCGATTCATGATATTAAACTGTAAATGCTCTGGTAGTGGATCTGGAAAGGCAGCGGTTAAACTGTTCCCTTCTAATCTTTCAGAAGCAATTAAAACCTCATAGCGGGGTGAACTTTGCAAAGCATTCTTCAAACCATTCAGGAGTTCCTGTGCGGCAGCTTTATCCTGATGGGGCATTTCTCCCGTAAGGATGCCTTCACCAATATTAACCCAATTGCCCTTTTTACTAGGCTTGGTGCGATCTACCAATAATAAGGTTTGAATAGCTGGATCAATGGTAAGGGCTGCGGGACGCATGGTATTGATTAATACCGGCTTTTGGCCCCCACAAGAACTGAGTAAAGCAGCAATTACTAAAAATGCTGGTATAATTCTCTTCATAAAGCTTGGATGTTTAGCGGCTGAAAAGCAAAAGGCCTGCCAATAATGACAGGCCTTTTAAATTTATAAGTTGGAATACTTTTCTCCGTAGTGCAGCATCTGCTCTACAAAGTCGGTTGGGAACTCCAATTCCACATCGATGATTTCTTCACCATCAAATACCGGTTTCATTTCAGGTTGAATAAAGCCCGCATAAGGAGCAATATGCAATTTCTCGGTACGGCGTAATACCTCTTCATGAATTGCTTGATCTACCTTAACCCCGTAATTCTCTACCAAATCACGTCCGGCTTGGTAATCACCTTGGGATTTAACACGTTGAATCTCGCGTAATTGCTGACCAAAGATCTCCCGTAATGCATCGTAATCATTAATTACGAAATAGGTCTTACCATCAATCACTTTGCGCTCAATTACATTATCCTTGGCTCCCATTTCTAGGGCCCAAGCTGCAATCAATTGACGGTTACGCATGTGGTCTTCTTCAATATTCTCACCCAAATTCAGGCGACGTAATTGAAGCATTAAACCATTGCGGATGTAATTATCGTATTCCGCTTTACCGGCCTCCAGGCTTTCCATTAAACCTAGCTCCAACATTTTAGGATCCATAATAAAGTAAAGTGCAACTAAATCAGCACGGGCTTCTTCCAAGGTGCTGGAGTAGTTTTTCAAGGTCTCCTTTGGGGTAGCCACATCTTTTTCCAGTTTTCCAGAAGCGTGACCTACTACCTCATGTAGAGCAGTATGCATTTTAGAACTGATGGCACCATATTTCTTAGCACGCTCCAATTCCTCGGTACTAAAGGCAAATTCTTCCAAGAATCCTTCACCGCGGGCATTCTCATAAGCCCCTTCAATATTGGTGAGGCTAATGGATTTAGAACCATGCTCTACGCGAATCCAGTTAGCATTAGGAAGGTTAACTCCAATGGGAGTTGAAGGAGTAGTTGCCCCAGCTTCACCTACTACATTAATCATGCGATAAGATACACCAACAACCTTTTCCTTTTTATGTTGGTCCATAATTGGACTGTTATCCTCAAAGAATTGGATATTATCCGAAATCACCGCCATTTTCTCACTGGCATCCATATCCTTCACCTGTACCACGGTTTCATAGGTTGCTTTGTAACCTAAGGGATCATGGTATACTTCGATAAAGGAATTGATATAGTCTACCGTACTAGCCGTATCCTGCACCCAGGCAATATTGTACTCATCCCATTTATTGAGATCGCCGCTTTGGTAGTATTCGATCAAAATACCCAGTGCCTTGG
The Croceimicrobium hydrocarbonivorans genome window above contains:
- a CDS encoding RNA recognition motif domain-containing protein; the encoded protein is MNIFVASLDFNVQEDDLRNAFEAFGEVSSVKIITDRETGRSKGFGFVEMPSDDEGSQAIESLNGSNLRGRDIAVKEARPQEERPRGGGNFRGGRGGGGGYRDRNDRY
- a CDS encoding TerC family protein, which encodes MNMDFSAIFSTEGLIAFLTLSLLEIVLGIDNIIFISILTNKLPKESQSSARISGISLALVFRVAMLFGITWIIQLTEPLFTIMDMEFTGRDLVLLAGGLFLLAKSTSEIHHKMEGEEHHEEEGKSKVRKGLAGIIIQIALLDIVFSFDSILTAIGMTQELGIMILAVIVSLIVMLIFAGKIAAFIAKHPTLQILALSFLILIGVMLIAEGFHQHISKGYIYFAVAFSLIVEIINMRVRKGSAKKSLKKR
- a CDS encoding DUF4399 domain-containing protein; amino-acid sequence: MKKISMMLGLALILGACQNQANQEESSSQESNTNTSEESSESPSGQPKAPADAKVFFANLADGDTLESPFLVQFGVEGMEVEPAGDVHEGKGHHHIIINNHYIEFGGTVPSDSVNIHYGGGQTSDSLDLNPGKYTLTMQFADGWHRSYGKQLSKTIKVMVK
- a CDS encoding dipeptidyl-peptidase 3 family protein, with translation MKRISLWTLSALLVAGACNNPTEEKTPAENESMTEKTTDYQWQTEQFADLRILRYQVPGWEKLSLQQKKLAYYLTQAGLEGRDILWDQLYRHNLEIRKALETIIKNHEGEGDAQWDNFLIYAKRVFFSNGIHHHYSHAKLKPEFDQAYLESLLEKSGASLSEEAIAVIFNTEDSKGVSKDPNHDLLLASAVNFYDPDITEAEATAFYKAQMNPKDSTPISYGLNSKLVRENGTLVEKTWHAEGLYGPAIKKIIHWLELAQGVAENEQQAKALGILIEYYQSGDLNKWDEYNIAWVQDTASTVDYINSFIEVYHDPLGYKATYETVVQVKDMDASEKMAVISDNIQFFEDNSPIMDQHKKEKVVGVSYRMINVVGEAGATTPSTPIGVNLPNANWIRVEHGSKSISLTNIEGAYENARGEGFLEEFAFSTEELERAKKYGAISSKMHTALHEVVGHASGKLEKDVATPKETLKNYSSTLEEARADLVALYFIMDPKMLELGLMESLEAGKAEYDNYIRNGLMLQLRRLNLGENIEEDHMRNRQLIAAWALEMGAKDNVIERKVIDGKTYFVINDYDALREIFGQQLREIQRVKSQGDYQAGRDLVENYGVKVDQAIHEEVLRRTEKLHIAPYAGFIQPEMKPVFDGEEIIDVELEFPTDFVEQMLHYGEKYSNL
- a CDS encoding DUF6340 family protein produces the protein MKRIIPAFLVIAALLSSCGGQKPVLINTMRPAALTIDPAIQTLLLVDRTKPSKKGNWVNIGEGILTGEMPHQDKAAAQELLNGLKNALQSSPRYEVLIASERLEGNSLTAAFPDPLPEHLQFNIMNRYRADAILVLEVMDSDFIITQGTRKVKRKVGEGKNRREIEVDEWYAEGVANIRVGLRLYNPRNKELIDQQMISQTNTWEGAADSKAGALAALISRADAVRHLCGQIGHDYAYKIAPMPITLKRIFYTKSKESPELEEGGRMAEVGQWEEAIEIWKKGIPNAIEPKDAGRMAYNIAVAYEVLGDLEEAKRWAQDAYSRYGNKTARTYASQLQRRMHDERAVQNQLQE
- a CDS encoding glycosyltransferase, yielding MQVLWSYLELILLILIGIQVFYSLIFALVAHLPRKIKRQDQKQYKITLLIPSYKEDVIILQTAKQALELDYPAELMHVVVGSDQMKPETVEKLRALGAEVVVMNFEHSTKSKNLLAQMQAQEGEKWPDYFLILDADNRMDKNGLLETNAIIREDIPVYQLHRTAKNDNTKLAVLDGITEGISNTIFREGHRNLGLSSALIGSGMLFEAATLKETLENINKDSAVEDKLFEFYLNEHRKTIDFIPHIPVYDEKVSQGKNFSNQRKRWIAGQFHALRVFFFPGLIALFKGNIGFFDKMLQMALIPKLLFALLLFIAAALSFVFSSPHPYWYIYLGLYAFTLFICIPRSYFQWKNLGIFIELPKAAFYMLLAITRIRKNQSVKQFEHTQKEFIAEEEEK